The proteins below are encoded in one region of Streptomyces marianii:
- a CDS encoding protein kinase domain-containing protein produces the protein MVKPLDPAVDPPEAAGFRLLGRLGTGGFGTVYLGRQSAEERGLDTLGAVKLLKSEFTEDAQHLQRFHQESKALDRCKGARIPELLVFDFGAGRQPTLATRFIPGLSLYRILESHGGALPRDTVHSVAAELVDTLSTAHGKGLLHRDLHPGNVLMTQDGPWIIDFGLTRIRGQRVTVSLDTVIGHPHFCAPEQIMGLAKTVNATDVFGIGAIVLYGLTGHPPYTGERDARAMLLRRVSGTAPDLSGLPDDRAGRLIRACLAEDPADRPTLAEVAEGFGEPGTLRLPGDVARTLAQYRSELRALLTGAGNGPDLTVPFRAGRRNWSAGAGEWPHQVVSTGHGGVVTADGGGDVRWLDAASGREQARLRDFAPPVQLCAEGALLLVCDSAGRLESWDTRARTLWWSVPAGSLPYARVVLRGQSVFLGDGTGRIHHFDAVTRRVWWRTEPLSDSGGGPAEPVAAGPRHVYLSAAQGRELLALDDEEGRACWDRAVRFPAPVPAAPLALDDGVVVADGDGGLRCLAAADGGTLWETRLGAPVVAPPVRVADTVIVGDTAGVVHCHSAKTGEEVWRAQYADGEEFFSLCADGTAVYAGGWHGRLHLLDAADGASLQSFDLGGQILATAHAPDVRTVYAAASHGSLHALPAAAGGAADGTREP, from the coding sequence ATGGTGAAGCCGCTGGATCCGGCCGTCGACCCGCCCGAGGCCGCGGGGTTCCGGCTGCTCGGCAGACTGGGCACGGGCGGGTTCGGCACCGTCTACCTCGGCCGTCAGTCGGCCGAGGAGCGGGGCCTCGACACCCTCGGGGCCGTGAAGCTGCTCAAGTCCGAATTCACCGAGGACGCCCAGCATCTGCAGCGCTTCCACCAGGAGAGCAAGGCGCTCGACCGCTGCAAGGGGGCCCGCATCCCCGAGTTGCTCGTCTTCGACTTCGGCGCGGGACGGCAGCCCACCCTGGCGACGCGTTTCATCCCCGGCCTCTCGCTCTACCGCATCCTGGAGTCGCACGGGGGCGCACTGCCCCGCGACACGGTGCACTCCGTGGCCGCCGAGCTCGTCGACACCCTGAGCACCGCGCACGGCAAGGGCCTTCTGCACCGGGACCTGCACCCCGGCAACGTGCTGATGACCCAGGACGGGCCCTGGATCATCGACTTCGGGCTGACCCGCATCCGGGGACAGCGGGTGACGGTGAGCCTGGACACCGTCATCGGCCATCCGCACTTCTGCGCGCCCGAGCAGATCATGGGCCTGGCGAAGACGGTGAACGCGACCGATGTCTTCGGGATCGGCGCGATCGTGCTGTACGGGCTGACCGGGCATCCGCCGTACACCGGGGAGCGGGACGCCCGCGCGATGCTGCTGCGCCGGGTGTCGGGCACCGCGCCCGACCTGTCGGGGCTGCCGGACGACCGGGCGGGGCGCCTGATCCGCGCCTGCCTGGCGGAGGACCCGGCCGACCGCCCGACCCTCGCCGAGGTCGCCGAGGGCTTCGGCGAACCGGGCACCCTCAGGCTCCCGGGTGACGTCGCGCGGACTCTGGCGCAGTACCGGTCCGAGCTGAGGGCACTGCTCACGGGCGCCGGCAACGGTCCCGACCTCACCGTGCCGTTCCGCGCCGGCCGGCGCAACTGGAGTGCCGGCGCGGGGGAATGGCCGCACCAGGTCGTGTCCACCGGCCACGGCGGTGTCGTGACCGCGGACGGCGGCGGCGACGTGCGCTGGCTCGACGCGGCGAGCGGTCGGGAACAGGCGCGGCTCCGGGACTTCGCGCCCCCCGTCCAGCTGTGCGCCGAGGGCGCCCTGCTGCTGGTGTGCGACTCCGCGGGCCGGCTGGAGTCCTGGGACACCCGGGCCCGCACCCTCTGGTGGTCCGTCCCCGCCGGGAGCCTTCCGTACGCGCGGGTGGTGCTGCGCGGGCAGAGCGTGTTCCTCGGCGACGGGACGGGCCGGATCCACCACTTCGACGCCGTCACCCGCCGGGTCTGGTGGCGTACCGAACCGCTCTCGGACTCCGGCGGCGGCCCGGCGGAGCCCGTCGCGGCAGGTCCCCGGCACGTCTACCTCTCGGCCGCGCAGGGCCGCGAACTGCTCGCGCTCGACGACGAGGAGGGCCGCGCGTGCTGGGACCGCGCCGTGCGGTTTCCCGCGCCCGTGCCGGCGGCGCCGCTGGCACTGGACGACGGCGTCGTGGTCGCCGACGGCGACGGCGGACTGCGCTGCCTGGCCGCGGCCGACGGCGGCACGCTGTGGGAGACCCGACTCGGCGCGCCGGTGGTCGCCCCGCCCGTACGGGTCGCCGACACGGTGATCGTCGGGGACACGGCGGGCGTCGTGCACTGCCACAGCGCCAAGACCGGCGAGGAGGTCTGGCGCGCCCAGTACGCGGACGGAGAGGAGTTCTTCTCGCTGTGCGCCGATGGAACCGCCGTCTACGCGGGCGGCTGGCACGGCCGCCTGCATCTGCTGGACGCGGCGGACGGCGCCTCCCTGCAGAGCTTCGACCTGGGCGGCCAGATCCTCGCCACCGCCCACGCCCCGGACGTCCGCACCGTCTACGCGGCCGCTTCCCACGGCAGTCTGCACGCGCTCCCGGCGGCCGCCGGCGGCGCGGCGGACGGAACACGCGAGCCGTAG
- a CDS encoding VWA domain-containing protein: protein MLTVHATARRALPLALGAALAASGAPAAAAPAADTPLPREGIYRSLKVDEVPAAYVVLIDTSSSMQDRGPDGAPLYATVKRRLDAFLRTLTPADEVAVVTFGRATSVIHPMSPVKAKGGGGLFAKGLPATATESASDHGSALEAAAEQLNRSTAPVGAVLLLTDGAVNAPGSPYERQGTPAWKRLKERYSAMGTNRKIVGYGVPLAEGTRVGEVLGGAFGAPRILPVDPAALGTQLGVAKDQVRAEKAVSVLRADEGKGVAVSVEGEGVRRPGPGAVTMATGDRTGARSRTVRVTLSSEARHVPLRVTLRAVAERGGPDVDVSGAGRAVDLAPGQSRTVELTLAWNQDPEFALIPGARDFRAGLDLRADVSSPWTPAVRSSLGYAKFTTGGPSVTDVDLVGTVPGRAPGWFYPLVLLVALLGGAAGWRAYKRRRPTLSGVLTVTDLRTGSRQTLALRGREVSEETDAGDVRARITVRGGHEGGRLVLVLRCDREAPRPGGERLRDSGTCELGKSTVLCGIGFSHETGSQAVAMQ from the coding sequence ATGCTCACCGTCCACGCAACGGCGCGCCGCGCCCTGCCTCTCGCCCTCGGCGCCGCGCTGGCCGCGTCCGGCGCTCCGGCCGCCGCCGCTCCGGCCGCCGACACCCCGCTCCCGCGCGAGGGCATCTACCGTTCGCTGAAGGTCGACGAGGTGCCGGCGGCGTACGTCGTCCTCATCGACACCTCCAGCTCCATGCAGGACCGCGGCCCCGACGGCGCACCGCTCTACGCCACCGTCAAACGGCGGCTGGACGCCTTCCTCAGGACCCTCACCCCCGCCGACGAGGTCGCGGTCGTCACCTTCGGCCGGGCCACGAGCGTCATCCACCCCATGTCCCCGGTGAAGGCGAAGGGCGGCGGCGGCCTCTTCGCCAAGGGGCTCCCGGCCACCGCCACGGAGTCGGCCAGCGACCACGGATCCGCGCTGGAGGCCGCCGCCGAGCAGCTCAACCGCAGCACGGCCCCGGTCGGGGCGGTGCTCCTGCTGACCGACGGCGCCGTCAACGCGCCGGGCAGCCCGTACGAGCGCCAGGGCACTCCGGCGTGGAAGCGCCTCAAGGAGCGCTACTCGGCGATGGGGACCAACCGGAAGATCGTCGGCTACGGTGTGCCGCTCGCCGAGGGCACCCGCGTCGGCGAGGTCCTCGGCGGAGCGTTCGGCGCCCCGCGCATCCTGCCCGTGGACCCCGCGGCGCTGGGCACACAGCTCGGCGTCGCCAAGGACCAGGTGCGCGCGGAGAAGGCCGTGAGCGTCCTCCGGGCGGACGAGGGGAAGGGGGTGGCCGTCTCCGTCGAGGGGGAGGGGGTGCGCCGGCCCGGGCCCGGAGCGGTCACCATGGCCACCGGGGACCGTACGGGCGCCCGCTCCAGGACCGTGCGCGTCACGCTGTCGTCCGAGGCCCGGCACGTCCCGCTGCGGGTCACCCTGCGGGCGGTCGCCGAACGAGGCGGTCCGGACGTGGACGTCAGCGGTGCGGGGCGGGCCGTGGACCTGGCTCCGGGGCAGAGCCGTACGGTCGAGCTGACGCTGGCGTGGAACCAGGATCCGGAGTTCGCCCTGATCCCGGGAGCCCGGGACTTCCGCGCCGGGCTGGACCTCCGGGCCGACGTCTCCTCGCCGTGGACACCCGCCGTCCGCAGCTCGCTGGGGTACGCGAAGTTCACCACGGGCGGTCCGTCCGTCACGGACGTGGACCTCGTCGGGACCGTCCCCGGACGGGCCCCGGGCTGGTTCTACCCGCTGGTGCTGCTCGTCGCTCTGCTCGGAGGGGCGGCCGGGTGGCGTGCGTACAAGCGCCGCCGTCCCACGCTGTCCGGCGTGCTGACCGTGACCGACCTGCGGACCGGTAGCCGCCAGACGCTGGCGCTGCGCGGCCGGGAGGTCAGCGAGGAGACGGACGCGGGTGACGTACGGGCGCGGATCACCGTCCGCGGAGGCCACGAGGGTGGCCGGCTCGTGCTCGTCCTGCGGTGCGACCGCGAGGCCCCGCGACCGGGCGGGGAGCGGCTGCGCGACAGCGGCACGTGCGAACTCGGCAAGTCCACTGTGCTGTGCGGCATCGGGTTCTCGCACGAGACCGGGAGCCAGGCCGTCGCCATGCAGTGA